The genomic segment ATGCATATTGTGTCAagtataagatattatagttatattgaaATGGAACCTTCATATAACTATAGTTGTATTTCTTACAATCACCAAAGTTCTTTACTTGATTTTAGCTATGAATtatggtaatatatataatattccatataaatatagttatagtaaattaaatcttacatttattattactctacattttaaatatctataggGTTCTGTCAAACAAATTGCATAACTATATACTAGAATAagcattttattcttatattattgtatttaatatattaaattatttatataattaatattatcgtgtacGATTAAAGTTATggtaatcttatatattttatgcaatgtgttactataattattaaatgaattaatatttatgagatactataacaaatataattatacacttaacctgctatataatatatatacatgcctacaacattttagtatttttcagtattaattcattttttatcactaataataaatatatttgtatatgcaATATGATACCTaacagtttaaaattatgtaaatcgataatattttattttattttgttcaggAACTACATAATTTGAAAAAGAAGTTCTTCATAagctatcatttttaaaatttgaattaaagcGAGCAGTAAATAATCAAAGAGATATGGCCCAAAGAATGGAGATAATAGAAAGTAGACTTGAAAATATTCCATCATATGACATCTCCAATTTTAACAACAATGACTCGTCTTTAATTGATAGAGATTTCAATATAtcacttgacaatttaattgatCTTGAAATCTTTGAAGAAAAAATTTCTGGCAGTAAAGAATTCCGTACTCAGTTGGTaagaaatcatataatatgctGCTAGGTATCtggtattttgaaaatgtttctattatttGTATGTGTACTAACTTTTTAGGTAAATAAACTTTCATACATCGGCGGTAAACATGTCAAGGCAATGGTCAAACGGGTGATGGGAAAATTGTTCAAAGATGAACTATTAAAAGATTTCTCATACACCGggaaaaaaggcaaaaaaaaattttgtagcCTGGGTTGTACTTCTGTGATTTTTGGTAAGatatcatttttactattatatatatacctatatatagtaatatattaatattattataatcagaaataatgaaatgattattcaattaacacttgataaaatattcttcttatttatataataatatacatatataatatatcattatatcattatatatacacattatacattaatattgtattatcttcTATACCTTTTTAAATAATGCTTAACTTTTATGGCTGTAATGTCTTACCTACTTAAGActaattttgtagttttatagGGCTAAAATACACAAACATCCTAAATATTTTTGCTacccataattatttattgtaaatattttttagatgctGTCAAGAagcaaaataaatttcaaaattcatcTCAAAATGAAATGGAGGAAATCATCAAATATGTACTTGCTCAAGccccatttaatttaaaaagaatttctGATAAGAATTTCTCTGCTTAAAttgctttttttaatattttaatatttaaatttttttttgttttgataatgtacaatgtaatacaattctcactaaataaatttttcttgctttgattaaatttcaaaatattttgttttatacaatttaaattcatatgacataatatttacttttttttacctattcatataattatgtactaatatatataatggtaatacagtaatacttagatatatacaaatatttttatgaaaataaatagtttcaCACTTCTAAAACattatgtgtattgtgtttGCCTTcgttttattttacctaatattttgcctattatattatatttgatcataatatgtagtataataataatatatataaaatatatgatattatatcatagttaaaattttatattttaataagaaaagtatattataatatactatagtctaaaattatatattataatctagtcCAGCttcaagaaatttattttattatttgaattcatttggtttaatatagttaatgttgcttataaataaatcttttttaattgtataattttttatttttaatgaacattagtcgataataacatttaaatatttgtttagaaaTATTGATCGCAAAACTCCAAATGGTTCAAAcgtagtttattaaatattgataaaatatttaaaaattttaaatcaatgaaaattaaatatttattattcatcaagattttttatcaaatatttattgtacacaaaataaatatttgaatgttgTGTGGGAAGCTGATccagatggtattaaattttcaatttgaaaatgattttgaaCTTCTTCAAGTATAAggttgtatgtttttttatcaatgtttaCCATTTCGGACGGAATAAATGCCCCCGACTTAAATGGCGTTTCATTATGTTCACTGAAACGTGCttctaatgaatttattattgagtCTAAGTACggaatatatatagatattctGTAGTAGTCAAATGGAGTACTTTCACTGTAATTAGCTCGATGAGTTTGATGATTAGCTCTTCTGggtatattaatatcaacaataaacTTGTCTGcgacattttttatattgttaaatatttgttgaatattGTCACTAGAAGAATTTCTGTgattttttaatgctttaataagatcatttttaatataagaatgCACCTTATGCAAATTAACAGACACAGCTTGTAATTTGGTTACAACTGGTTCCATAATAGcagaataaaatgaaattaattcttAGCTGACTAAAAATCCTATATTAGATGTAGCACATGATAGCTAAAAAGCCCGATTTCTAGAAgctgtatttacatttttgtcaaTTGCCAATGAATCCAAAACTGTCTTTATTTCCACAAAATACTTACTAAATAGTCTGacagatttatatttttctgacCAACGTGTTTCGCAAAATAAAGGAACATTTGGAATTAATTTTCGACGTAGAATACTTTCTCTAAAAAATCGTATGATATCTTTAATAGTACTAGAAGTGTTTCTAATATCTGATATAGCATTTTGATCATTTATGACAAGGTTCAGTTTATGTGAAGCACAATGATAAAAACATGCCATTGGATACTTGTTCCGT from the Acyrthosiphon pisum isolate AL4f chromosome X, pea_aphid_22Mar2018_4r6ur, whole genome shotgun sequence genome contains:
- the LOC107882722 gene encoding uncharacterized protein LOC107882722; the protein is MAQRMEIIESRLENIPSYDISNFNNNDSSLIDRDFNISLDNLIDLEIFEEKISGSKEFRTQLVNKLSYIGGKHVKAMVKRVMGKLFKDELLKDFSYTGKKGKKKFCSLGCTSVIFDAVKKQNKFQNSSQNEMEEIIKYVLAQAPFNLKRISDKNFSA